The following proteins are co-located in the Micromonospora viridifaciens genome:
- a CDS encoding NUDIX hydrolase — protein sequence MTTLLEPLRRIAAYAVCADSDDRVLLVRASERSGTPGTWSLPGGAVDHGEDPNHTVVRETAAETGLSVAVSGLRDVIADMRALPERGITIHTDRLLYEVSVRGGTLTDRVGRPTDLARWFTLDEARQLPLRSFAARALGLPAATADIVPEEVPEFPSFYAVPGPDGLHRAQRFAAYAVVTDPEERVLLTRVSDGYPGAGCWHLPGGGTDYGEQPGAALIRELVEETGQTGRLVELLGVASHRDAASLGPEGYPIDWHGVRAFYRVVVDQPAPPTVADVGGSTCEARWFRREELGALPTDRLTEVTAEAVQAAHLI from the coding sequence CAGACGACCGAGTGTTGCTGGTCCGCGCATCGGAGCGCTCCGGCACGCCCGGCACCTGGTCCCTGCCCGGCGGGGCGGTCGACCACGGTGAGGACCCGAACCACACCGTGGTTCGGGAAACGGCGGCGGAGACCGGCCTCTCGGTCGCCGTCTCCGGGCTCCGGGACGTGATCGCCGACATGCGGGCCCTGCCCGAGCGCGGCATCACCATCCACACCGACCGCCTGCTCTACGAGGTCTCGGTGCGGGGCGGGACGCTCACCGACCGGGTGGGCCGGCCGACCGACCTGGCCCGCTGGTTCACCCTCGACGAGGCCCGGCAGCTGCCGCTGCGGTCGTTCGCCGCGCGTGCCCTGGGCCTGCCCGCCGCCACCGCCGACATCGTGCCCGAGGAGGTCCCCGAGTTCCCCTCGTTCTACGCCGTCCCCGGGCCCGACGGGCTGCATCGGGCGCAGCGCTTCGCCGCGTACGCGGTGGTGACCGACCCGGAGGAGCGGGTGCTGCTCACCCGCGTCTCCGACGGGTACCCGGGCGCCGGCTGCTGGCACCTGCCGGGTGGCGGGACCGACTACGGCGAGCAGCCGGGTGCCGCGCTCATCCGTGAGCTGGTCGAGGAGACCGGGCAGACCGGCCGCCTGGTCGAGCTGCTCGGCGTCGCCAGCCACCGGGACGCCGCCTCGCTCGGCCCCGAGGGCTACCCCATCGACTGGCACGGCGTACGCGCCTTCTACCGGGTGGTCGTCGACCAGCCGGCCCCGCCCACGGTGGCCGACGTGGGCGGCTCCACCTGCGAGGCCCGCTGGTTCCGTCGTGAGGAGCTCGGCGCCCTCCCCACCGACCGTCTCACCGAGGTCACCGCCGAAGCCGTCCAAGCCGCCCACCTCATCTAA
- a CDS encoding NUDIX hydrolase gives MEERRRIGAYGVLQDADGRVLLVRGSVDADFPGVWQLPGGGVDHAEHPERAVVREFAEETGLTVRVTGLRDAVADVTRYPQLGVALHTDRIVFDVAPTGGTLRDEPDGTTDLVRWCTLDEARCLPLLPFTADVLGLPVDPLPEHTARPDRAPFGPLPADRRQRFAAYGLVTDPAGRVLLTMIADGYPGAGKWHLPGGGTDHGEQPAAGLLRELVEEAGQLGRVVDLLTVDNLHNPAALGPEGRPLDWHGVRVIYRVRVDAPTEAVVTELAGGSTARAAWFAPEQVSGLAMTDVAALATGRRGR, from the coding sequence GTGGAGGAGCGGCGGCGGATCGGGGCGTACGGGGTGTTGCAGGACGCCGACGGGCGGGTGCTGCTCGTGCGGGGGTCCGTTGACGCCGACTTCCCCGGCGTCTGGCAGCTGCCCGGCGGTGGCGTGGACCATGCCGAGCACCCCGAGCGCGCGGTGGTACGCGAGTTCGCCGAGGAGACCGGGTTGACCGTCCGGGTGACCGGGCTGCGGGACGCGGTCGCCGACGTGACCCGCTACCCGCAGCTCGGCGTCGCCCTGCACACCGACCGGATCGTCTTCGACGTCGCACCCACCGGCGGCACGCTGCGGGACGAGCCGGACGGCACCACCGACCTGGTCCGCTGGTGCACCCTCGACGAGGCCCGGTGCCTGCCGCTGCTGCCGTTCACCGCCGACGTGCTCGGCCTGCCCGTCGACCCGTTGCCCGAGCACACCGCCCGCCCGGACCGGGCGCCGTTCGGGCCGCTCCCCGCGGACCGCCGGCAGCGCTTCGCCGCGTACGGGCTGGTCACCGATCCGGCCGGGCGGGTGCTGCTCACGATGATCGCCGACGGGTATCCGGGGGCCGGGAAGTGGCATCTGCCCGGCGGCGGCACCGACCACGGCGAGCAGCCGGCGGCCGGGCTGCTGCGCGAGCTGGTGGAGGAGGCCGGCCAGCTGGGCCGGGTGGTCGACCTGCTGACCGTGGACAACCTGCACAACCCCGCCGCGCTCGGCCCGGAGGGGCGACCGCTGGACTGGCACGGCGTCCGGGTGATCTACCGGGTACGGGTCGACGCCCCGACCGAGGCGGTGGTGACGGAACTCGCGGGCGGCTCCACCGCGCGCGCCGCCTGGTTCGCTCCGGAGCAGGTCAGCGGCCTGGCGATGACCGACGTGGCGGCTCTGGCAACCGGACGTCGGGGCAGGTGA